Genomic segment of Kingella negevensis:
AGGCTGCGACCAAACAACAAAAAGTATCGTTTTTGCGTTTGTTTGAAAAAGACAATATCCGTACCACTTTGTTGATTTGGTTAGCATTTATCGCCGTAACTTCATCGTATTACTTCATCAGCTCGTGGACACCTGCACTGCTGGAAGAAGCAGGTATGCAAAAAACGCAAAGCCAAACCGTGGGCATGGCGATTGCGATTGGCGGCGCAGCAGGTTCGTTGTTGTTCGGTTTCTTGGTGAGCCGTTGGGACGCGCGTCGTGTGTTGTTGGTGTTTACCGTGTTGTCTGCCGTTTCCGTTTGCGTGTTTGTGGTAACGACTTCCATCACATTGAGCTTGGCGTTGGTGCTGGCAATTGCGTTGGGCGCGTTGGCAAATGGCTGTATCACAGGTCTATACACCATCAACCCGACTTTGTATGACACAGATTTCCGCAGCACAGGCGTGAGCGTGGCGATTGGTGTGGGTCGTGTAGGCGCGATGGCGTCGCCTGTATTGGTGGGTTTCTTGTTGGACGATGGCTGGCAGAAAAACCAACTGTATTACGGCGCAGCGATTATCTTTATTTTGGCGACCATTGCTGTGGGTGCATTGAAACAGAAGCAGTAATTAAGGGAGGAACAAAGAGCGAATGGAGGAGGTTCGCTCTTTTTCTTTTGGCAGCCTGAAAACTCATTTTCAGGCTGCAATAAATAATCGTGTTATACCATAACAAAACCAGTGTAAAATAACCGCTTTCTTAATCAATCAGGAGAAATAGAATGACCGCACGTTTTATCAAACCAGCCGCTTTAGCCATTGCCGTATTATTTTCAGGCAGCGTTTACGCAGAAAACTTAAACGTAGTCAGCAGCTTCAGCATCTTGGGCGACGTAGCCCAACAAATTGGCGGCGACCACGTTACTGTAACCAACCTAGTTGGCGCAGACCAAGACGCACACGCCTATCAGCTCACCAGTGCAGACATGAAAAAAATCGCAGGCGCAAAATTAGTGTTAGTGAACGGCTTAGGTTTAGAAAAAGCCGAAATCATGCGCGCCGTGCAACAAAACAAAGTGAACTACGCCGAAGCCACCAAAGGCATCACCCCACTGAAAAACGAAGAAGGCGCAGAACACCACCATCATCACCACGATGGACACGGGCATGACCACGACCACGGCGAATTTGACCCACACGTTTGGAACGACCCCGTTCTCATGCAACGCTATGCTGCCAACGTCGCAACGGCCCTGATTAAAGCCGACCCAGCCAACAAAGATTACTACCAAAAACGCTTCACCAGCTATTCAGCCCAACTGAAAGACTTAGCAAACTATGCCAGCCAACAATTCAACAGCGTGCCACGCGAAAAACGCAAAGTGCTGACTGGGCACGACGCATTTAACTACATGGGCAAACGCTACGGCATTTCATTCATCGCTCCACAAGGCGTGAGCACAGAATCTGAGCCATCTGCCAAAACCGTTGCCGCGATTATTCGCCAAATCAAGCAACAAGGCATCAAAGCCGTGTTCACAGAAAACATCAAAGACGGACGCATGGTGCAACAAATCGCCCGTGAAACAGGCGCGAAAGTGGGGGGAACATTGTATTCAGACGCATTGAGCAACGGCGGCAATGCCAAAACTTATGTGGATATGTATCGCTACAACGTGCGCGTATTAACCGCTGCCATGAAATAATCAAGCAATGGGGCGACAGTGGCTCGCCGTCATTCTTGCCAATTTTTTGAAAATACAGTTGATGCAATTATTTTTTAATACAAGGCGACAACGTCCGCCGTGTACATCTAGTACATAAGAGAGTTGGCAACGCAGTATTAAAAGATAAGTGCATTAACTATAAGCCATTGTGTCACCGAGCCGCCGACGCTCCAACACAATAAAAACGCAGCCTGAAAACCCATTTTCAGGCTGCGTTTCTCTATTTCTCCTGTTTCTTCAACATCAAACAAGCCAGCACTAAATACAACAGCGCAAACCCAGCCACCATCGCAAATTCCAGTTGCAAGCCGCGCAAGCCCAGCCCTTTGGTAAACCCACCAATGCTAATGCGCTGATACCAAGACGCAGGAAAACTTACCCCAATCGCATAAGCCCCGCCCGTCATCGTAGAAACAGGATACATCAAGCCCGAAAAATTCACCGTCGGAACCATCGCCACAATCGCCGCAATGAAAAACGCTGCCGTTTGCGATTTTGTGAACGAAGACACCATCAATCCCAAACCTGTAGAAGCCCCCACAATCAACGTAGAACCGAGCAACAACGCCCAAAACGAACCCTTCAGCGGCACGCCAAACCAAAACACAATCATCGCCGACAGCACCAAAAAGTTAAACAAACCAGCCAGCACATACGGCAGTTGCTTGCCCAGCAAATATTGCGACACACTCGCAGGCGACGCGTACAAATTCGCAATCGAGCCAATTTCACGCTCACGCACCACGCTCAACGCCGTCATAATTGCAGGAATCATCATCAGAACCAGCATCAGCATATTCGGCACAATCGCGTTCACACTCTTGAAATCTTGGTTATACATATAACGCGGCACAACTTCCGCCGATTGCGGCAACTCAATCCCACGCTGCTTCAGCGTTTGCGTATTAAAACGCGAAACCAACGCCGCCGCATACGCCTGAATATTCGTTGCATTGAATGGCGACGTGCCGTCAATCAACAAGCCAATTTCAGGCTGCCTACCTTGCGCGATGTCCTTGCCAAAATGGTCGGGAATATCCAATACCAGCACTGCCGAATTGCTTTTCAGTGCGTGGTCGATTTCCGCTTCCGAGAGCAATTCAGGCTGCTCGTCAAAATAACTAGAACCGCGAAACTGCTCAACCAGTTGCCGACTGAACACACTTTGGTCGCGGTCAAACACCGCAAATTTCAAATGGTTCACATCAAACGACACGCTCCAGCCAATCGAAGCCAGCATAATCAGCGGACCGAACAGCGCGAAAAACAAGCGAATTTTGTCGCGCAGCAACTCTTTGGCTTCGCGCCGCGCAAACGTGAACATGGTGGCAAACCAGTACACAAAACTATCCGAAGTGTGGCTGTGTTTTTCAGGCTGCGATTCTTTCAGGCTGCCTGAAACGCGTGAAACAAACACCAAATCGTTCACAATCGCTTGTTCATCGGGATAATGCACCAAGCCCGAATTTTCAAATTCAACTAACACGCCTGTTTTCAAATGCGCCCATTCTTTGGCGACTAGGTGTGGCGCAAATTCGTTCTGTTCCATAATCGCCACAATGCGCCCCAAATGTTCGCCAGCCAGCACATCATCGCCCAACTGCACGCAATCGCCGTCTGCATATTTCAGGCAGCCTGAAACAGAGTTTTGCGCGTTTTCAGGCTGCGTTTGTGCCGCGTCTTGTTCTAAATAATGAATAAACGCTTCTTCCATATTGCTTTCGCCGCTTTGGGTGACTAATTCGGTTGGCGTACCCACTGCCAACACGCGCCCACGGTGCATAAGTGAAATGCGGTCGCAGCGTTCCACTTCGTTCATAAAGTGGGTGGATATGAAAATGGTAATACGGTCTTTGCGCGACAATTTCAGCAGCGTTTGCCAAAACATATCACGCGCGGCAGGGTCCACACCTGAAGTGGGTTCGTCCAAAATCAGCACTTCGGGATGGTGCAAACAAGCGGCGGCAAGCTGCAATCGCTGGCGAATACCGAGCGGCAGAGATGCTGGCGCAGTGTCTGCCACTTTGTCTAAATCAAAATCATGCAGTGCGCGCAGCACGGCTTGTGTGCCGCTAATACCGTCCATTTGATATAACTGGGCGTGCAGCAGCAAATTCTGGCGCACGGTCAGCTCTTCATACAGGGAAAACGCTTGCGACATATAACCAACTTTCATGCGCGTTTGCATGCTGTTGGCTTCAATCGGGTAGCCCAATAATTCGGCTGAACCTTCGGTGGCATCGAGCAAGCCTGTGAGCATTTTCATGGTGGTGGATTTGCCGCATCCGTTTGAGCCGAGAAACCCGAAAATTTCGCCTTTGGCAATGGTAAAGCTGACGTGGTCCACGGCGGTGAAATTGCCGAAACGTTTAGTTAAACCGTGCGCTTTCATGGCTGGCGGTGCGTCTGGCAATGGCACAAACGGGGTCAGTTCAAATTGGCTGTTGGTTTGGCGGTCTTCAGGCAGCATTTTGATGTAGGCTTCTTCTAAAGTTGCCGTGCCGTAATGTGCCAACACTTCTTTGGTAGGGCGGTTTTCTAGCAGCTTGCCTGCGTCCATTGCCAATAAGTGTTCAAATTGTTCGGCTTCGTCAATGTAGGCGGTGGCGACGATGACGGTCATGCCTTGCTGCTCTTGCTGCAAATCGTGAACGAGTTGCCAAAATTGGCGGCGTGACAAGGGATCCACGCCTGTGGTGGGTTCGTCCAAAATCAGCAAATCGGGATTGTGAACAAGGGCGCAACACAGGCTGAGTTTTTGTTTCATGCCGCCTGACAATTTGCCTGCGGCGCGTTGTGGAAACGGGGCTAAACCTGTTGCGTCTAATAATCGCTGAATGCGTTTTTTGCGCTCGGCGGCGGTTAAGCCGAAAAGTCGGGCGTGAAAGTCTATGTTTTCGTAAACGGATAAGGTAGGATAGAGATTTTTTCCGAGACCTTGCGGCATGTAGGCAATGCGATGGGAGAGTTCGTGGCGCGTTTTGGCGTGGGCGATGTTGCCTGATAAGATGTTTACGCTGCCGTTTTGGATAATGCGTACGCCTGCGATAAGGGAAAGTAGAGTGGATTTACCCACACCGTCTGGTCCAATCAAGCCTACTGTTACGCCACGTGGTATGGTCAGGGAAACGTTGTCCAACGCTAACACTTTGCCGTAGCGGTGGGATAGGGATTGTATGGAAACGGCGTTGTTTGTCATGGGGAATCTCTTTTTTGTTTTTGATAAACGCAGCCTGAAAGGGGTTTTCAGGCTGCGTTTGATTTATTCGTAGGTCGGGCAGGCTTGCCCGATATATTCCACAAACGGATTTGTCGGACTACCAGCCCAACCTACGGCAAATCTGTAGGCTGAGTGATAAACCCAGACCCGACAAGTTCTTTTGTAGAGTGTGTGAACTTGTTCACGCACCATTTTAAAAGTCACTAAAGTTTCGCTGGTTTGGTGCGTGCGTACCGCATACACCCTACAACAAGTATTAAAATTGACCGATTTTTAAAACTTGTCAGATCTGGGTTATCACCCAGCGATTTTCAGGCTGCGATTTCAGGCAGCCTGAAAATTACTGCGGCAACCGAACCGCCAACTGCTCAGACCACTCCGCGTCCGCACTCATGCGCACAAAACCATTGCCCGTCATGCCGCCTTTGAGCAAGCGATTGAATTGCAAAGCCGTTTCTGCAGGCACTTTCAATTTCACTTTAAACATCAACTTTGCCCGTTCATTCGCCGTTTCCACGTTTTTGGGTGTGAACTGCGCTTCAGTCGCAATAAAACTGATTTTGGCAGGGAACACCGCGTCCACGCCATCCAACACAATTCGCGCTTCATCGCCCACTTTCAGGCTGCTCACTTGCGCGTTGGGCAGAAAAATATTCATGCTCACATCAGACGGGTCAAGCAAGCTCACAACCTTGCTGCCTGCGCCAATCACGTTGCCCACTTCCGCGAGTTTGTATTCCACGCGCCCATTTTTCGGGCTGACAATATTCATGTCGTTGTTTACCGATTCCGCCGCTTTCATTTGCGCTTCTCGTGCCGACACGCCAGCTTTGGCTTCCTGAACTTGCGCTTGCGCTTGCAACAACGCGGCTTGCGCTTGCCCTACTGCCGCCAACGCCTCTGCTTTTGCCGCACGGGCCGCCGCCACGCCAGCCGTTGCGCCATCACGTTGCGAACGGCGGCGTTGCGTTTCTGCGTCCGATACTAACTCTTCGCTTTGCAACTGACTGGCGTGGTTCAATTCCATTTGCGCTAATTTTTGTTGATGCAGTTGCGCGGCAATTTGTGCATCTGCACGGGCGGCGGCTTCTTGTGCTTGTCTCACGGCAGCTTGTGCTTGCTTCACACCTGCTTGGGCGCGTTGCACGGTTTCTCGTGCAGCCAATTCGCCTGCTTGGGCTTCTTCTACGCGACTGGTTGTGGTGTCGGAAGAGAGTTCGGCTAACACGTCGCCTGCTTTCACTTCGCTGCCTTCGTCCACATTCATGGATTTCACGCGCCCTGCGTATAGGCTGGCTACGTCAAAGCGGTTTAGCTCCAAACGTCCGTTGGATTGCGCGATGTTGGCGGGCAAGGTGGACGTGTGGCTGCGTTGGTATGCGTAAAAACCTCCGCCCCCTAGCGCGGCTAAGATGATGATGGGAAGAATGAGTTTTTTCATGGGTTGGACTTTCTGAATGTGGTTTCAGGCTGCGTTTGACAGGCAGTTAATAGAAAAAGAAAAAACAGGGCGATGATTTTCATTGTTGCTGTATTTTTTTGATGTGTTCTATATAGGCTTTGGCTTGTTTCAGGCTGCCGCCTGTTACGCGGCGGAAACAGCTTTGAGCTAAGATTTCTTCGTTGAGTGCGATGAGAAAGCGGACATCTTCTAGGGTTTCGTTTTCTTTGGGATAACCGAGTTCGCGCTCGCGTTGGCGCAGTTTGTGCATGGTGGGGAAGACGATTACGCCCATCAGCACAAAGGTAAAGAGGAGAATAAAAAGGGAACGGTCGTCCATGATGTTGTTTTTTTATGAATGTGTGTAGGGGAGTGATGTTAGCACGTTTGGGGTAGCCTTTGGGCGGTTGTAGGTCGTGCTGGCAACCAGACAGTTTCTCTGGATTTTAAAGTTTGTCAGGTAAGTCTGCACGACCTACGATTGGTTCTGCAAAAACCATGCCACTAATGCGGCATCATCGGGGCGCGTGAGTTTGATGTTACGACTGTCGCCTTCTACCAACAATGGCTGCAATCCGAGCAATTCAATCGCAGATGCGTCGTCTGTGATTTGGCTTAAATCGGCTTGGGATAAGGCGCGGTGCAATAATGCAGCCTGAAACGCTTGTGGGGTTTGTGCTTGCCATAAGCCTTGGCGCGGTACGGTTTCGGCGATTCGGGGTTCGTTGGGCGTTTGGCGTTTGAGCGTGTCGGCGACGGGGATAGCGAGCATTGCGCCGTGTCCGTGTGTGTCGTTTTCCAGTGCATCTAACAGGCGGTTGAGTGCGCTTTGCGGTAAACAGCAACGCGCGGCATCGTGGACGAGTATGGTGTCTTGTTCGGTGATGAGGTTTTGTGCGAGCAGGATTTGCAAGCCGTTGGCAATGGTTTGGGCGCGTGTGTCGCCGCCTACTCGATACACGGCGGCATTTTCAGGCTGCGTGATGCTGGCGTTGAACCATTCGTCTTGTGGCGAAACAATAATGGCGATTTGGGCAATGCGTGGGTTTTGGGCAAACAGGTTGATGGTGTGCTGCAAAACGGGTTGTTGATTGATTGTGGCGTACTGTTTGGGGGTGCTTGCGCCAAAGCGGCTGCCGACGCCTGCGGCTGGGATTAGGGCGATGTTTGACATGGTGGTTTTTTCAGGCTGCGTGAAATTTTGAGAATGTCGGATTCGAGAATCCGACCTACTAATTTTCGGAAACTTCTGTTTTCCTACGATACACAGTCGCGCCATTAGAAGATTTGTCTAGCGCATTCAAATATTCTTCATGCGCGGCTAATTCGGCTTCGCTGGCGCGTTGCACTTTCAAATTTTTAGGGCGCGGACGCGTGTTTGCAGTCGCCACGCTGCTTGAAACTTGTTCAAACTGGTCGTTTAAGCTGAACTGCTCTTGCGTCATTTTCAGGTACACGCCGCCGAGCAATTCGCAGTCAATCAGTGCGCCGTGCAATACGCGGCGGCTTCTGTCCACGCCCAAGCGGGTACACAATGCGTCCAAGCTGTTTTTTTGTCCTGGGTAACGGTCTCGCGCCATTTGCAGCGTGTCGGTAATCACGGGGCAAACGGTTTCTACATTGGGCAGCCCTACTTTGGCAAATTCGGCATTCAAAAATCCTACGTCAAACTTGGCGTTGTGGATAATCAATTCTGCGCCGCTGATGTAGTCAAAAATTTGCTGGGCGACTTGGGCAAATGTGGGTTTACCTGCCAGTTTATCTAGCGTGATGCCATGCACGGCAATCGCTTCTTCGGGAATGTCGCGCTCTGGGTGCATGTAAAGGTGCAAGTCGTTTTGGGTGAACTGGCGATTGACCATTTCTAACCCTGCAAATTCAATCATGCGGTCTGGGTTTTCGGGTGCGCTGTGGTGGAAACCTGTGGTTTCGGTGTCTAGAATAATTTGGCGAGTGGTTTTCTTCATTTTTGCGGTCTCGTTGTGGTTTTCAGGCTGCGTGAATATTGGTGCGCGGAGCACACGCTACAATTATGCGTTAAAAGGCAGCCTGAAAGTGTTTTCAGGCTGCCTTAAGTTTATTTATAGGGATTTTCTACGCCGTTAATCAGTTGCACTAAATATTCGCGCAACTGACTTTCGCTGCACCCCATCAATAAAGCGTCTTCAAACGCGTCTTGTGCGGTTTGGAATAATTCGTCCATGTTTTGCGTCATCACTTTGATTTTTTCGGTGCAAGAAACAGGGTCACCATTATCGCTAAACCATTTGGGCATTTCAGGCTGCATTTTTTATCCTTCTTGAGAACTTAGTTACGAATAAAATTTTGCGCGTTGTTGCGTTTCACACGGCGCGCGGTGGCGTAGCGGCTGTTCCAGTATTTGTTAGACAAACTGGTGATTTCAATGCGTTTGCCTGTGCGCGGTGCATGGATAAAACGTCCCCCCCCCACATACATGCCAACGTGCGAAATGCGCGAACCATGTGTGCGGAAAAACACCATATCGCCTGCTTGCAATTCGCTACGTGAAACGTGGCTGCCTATGCCTGCTTGAGCGGCAGAAGTGCGCGGTAAGTTCACGCCAAATGATTTGCGGAACACGTATTGCATAAAACCGCTACAGTCAAAACCTGTGGGCGATGCGCCGCCGAAGCGGTATGCCACGCCTAAAAAGCCCATTGCGCTGCGGATTAATTCGTCTGTGTCGCCGCTACTGTTGCTGGCTACGGGTTCTTCGCGGCGCGGTGCTGGCTCTAGTGGCTGCGCAACAACTTTGGGTTGTGGTGCTGGCGCAGGCGCGGGTTTAGGTGTGGCTACTTGTCGTTGCGCTTGCCGCGTAATCATTTGCCCCAAAATATCGTTTCTTGGCGCGGCTTTTTGCACGGGTTTGGGCACAACTTTTTTGGGTTCTGGTTTTGGAGTAGGTTTTGGTTTTTCTACAGGTTTGCTGGTTTTCTTTTCAACGGGTTTGGTTGTATTTTTGGATTTTGCTTGTTCTTTTGGTTTTTCTTTGGTTTTAGCGTTGTCTTTTGAAGCAGATTTTTTGGTTTCTGCTTTTTTAGGCTCGGCTTTTTTGGTGTCTTTTGCTTTGTCTTTTGATGCTGTTTTAACAGCAGCTTTGGACTCTGCTTGCTTCGGTGCTGCATGAGCTGTGCCGCTTACCAGTAACAACATGGCAAGTAATCGGTAAAGTGTGTTGTTCATCATTTTAGTTATCATGCACAAAATAAAAAAATTGCTCGCATTCTAACTGATTTCAGGCAATAACACGTTAAAAA
This window contains:
- the dnaQ gene encoding DNA polymerase III subunit epsilon, which produces MKKTTRQIILDTETTGFHHSAPENPDRMIEFAGLEMVNRQFTQNDLHLYMHPERDIPEEAIAVHGITLDKLAGKPTFAQVAQQIFDYISGAELIIHNAKFDVGFLNAEFAKVGLPNVETVCPVITDTLQMARDRYPGQKNSLDALCTRLGVDRSRRVLHGALIDCELLGGVYLKMTQEQFSLNDQFEQVSSSVATANTRPRPKNLKVQRASEAELAAHEEYLNALDKSSNGATVYRRKTEVSEN
- the ispD gene encoding 2-C-methyl-D-erythritol 4-phosphate cytidylyltransferase, with product MSNIALIPAAGVGSRFGASTPKQYATINQQPVLQHTINLFAQNPRIAQIAIIVSPQDEWFNASITQPENAAVYRVGGDTRAQTIANGLQILLAQNLITEQDTILVHDAARCCLPQSALNRLLDALENDTHGHGAMLAIPVADTLKRQTPNEPRIAETVPRQGLWQAQTPQAFQAALLHRALSQADLSQITDDASAIELLGLQPLLVEGDSRNIKLTRPDDAALVAWFLQNQS
- the rbbA gene encoding ribosome-associated ATPase/putative transporter RbbA; translated protein: MTNNAVSIQSLSHRYGKVLALDNVSLTIPRGVTVGLIGPDGVGKSTLLSLIAGVRIIQNGSVNILSGNIAHAKTRHELSHRIAYMPQGLGKNLYPTLSVYENIDFHARLFGLTAAERKKRIQRLLDATGLAPFPQRAAGKLSGGMKQKLSLCCALVHNPDLLILDEPTTGVDPLSRRQFWQLVHDLQQEQQGMTVIVATAYIDEAEQFEHLLAMDAGKLLENRPTKEVLAHYGTATLEEAYIKMLPEDRQTNSQFELTPFVPLPDAPPAMKAHGLTKRFGNFTAVDHVSFTIAKGEIFGFLGSNGCGKSTTMKMLTGLLDATEGSAELLGYPIEANSMQTRMKVGYMSQAFSLYEELTVRQNLLLHAQLYQMDGISGTQAVLRALHDFDLDKVADTAPASLPLGIRQRLQLAAACLHHPEVLILDEPTSGVDPAARDMFWQTLLKLSRKDRITIFISTHFMNEVERCDRISLMHRGRVLAVGTPTELVTQSGESNMEEAFIHYLEQDAAQTQPENAQNSVSGCLKYADGDCVQLGDDVLAGEHLGRIVAIMEQNEFAPHLVAKEWAHLKTGVLVEFENSGLVHYPDEQAIVNDLVFVSRVSGSLKESQPEKHSHTSDSFVYWFATMFTFARREAKELLRDKIRLFFALFGPLIMLASIGWSVSFDVNHLKFAVFDRDQSVFSRQLVEQFRGSSYFDEQPELLSEAEIDHALKSNSAVLVLDIPDHFGKDIAQGRQPEIGLLIDGTSPFNATNIQAYAAALVSRFNTQTLKQRGIELPQSAEVVPRYMYNQDFKSVNAIVPNMLMLVLMMIPAIMTALSVVREREIGSIANLYASPASVSQYLLGKQLPYVLAGLFNFLVLSAMIVFWFGVPLKGSFWALLLGSTLIVGASTGLGLMVSSFTKSQTAAFFIAAIVAMVPTVNFSGLMYPVSTMTGGAYAIGVSFPASWYQRISIGGFTKGLGLRGLQLEFAMVAGFALLYLVLACLMLKKQEK
- a CDS encoding metal ABC transporter solute-binding protein, Zn/Mn family, which gives rise to MTARFIKPAALAIAVLFSGSVYAENLNVVSSFSILGDVAQQIGGDHVTVTNLVGADQDAHAYQLTSADMKKIAGAKLVLVNGLGLEKAEIMRAVQQNKVNYAEATKGITPLKNEEGAEHHHHHHDGHGHDHDHGEFDPHVWNDPVLMQRYAANVATALIKADPANKDYYQKRFTSYSAQLKDLANYASQQFNSVPREKRKVLTGHDAFNYMGKRYGISFIAPQGVSTESEPSAKTVAAIIRQIKQQGIKAVFTENIKDGRMVQQIARETGAKVGGTLYSDALSNGGNAKTYVDMYRYNVRVLTAAMK
- a CDS encoding HlyD family secretion protein — encoded protein: MKKLILPIIILAALGGGGFYAYQRSHTSTLPANIAQSNGRLELNRFDVASLYAGRVKSMNVDEGSEVKAGDVLAELSSDTTTSRVEEAQAGELAARETVQRAQAGVKQAQAAVRQAQEAAARADAQIAAQLHQQKLAQMELNHASQLQSEELVSDAETQRRRSQRDGATAGVAAARAAKAEALAAVGQAQAALLQAQAQVQEAKAGVSAREAQMKAAESVNNDMNIVSPKNGRVEYKLAEVGNVIGAGSKVVSLLDPSDVSMNIFLPNAQVSSLKVGDEARIVLDGVDAVFPAKISFIATEAQFTPKNVETANERAKLMFKVKLKVPAETALQFNRLLKGGMTGNGFVRMSADAEWSEQLAVRLPQ
- a CDS encoding C40 family peptidase, which produces MITRQAQRQVATPKPAPAPAPQPKVVAQPLEPAPRREEPVASNSSGDTDELIRSAMGFLGVAYRFGGASPTGFDCSGFMQYVFRKSFGVNLPRTSAAQAGIGSHVSRSELQAGDMVFFRTHGSRISHVGMYVGGGRFIHAPRTGKRIEITSLSNKYWNSRYATARRVKRNNAQNFIRN